A genome region from Hevea brasiliensis isolate MT/VB/25A 57/8 chromosome 9, ASM3005281v1, whole genome shotgun sequence includes the following:
- the LOC110651989 gene encoding aspartyl protease family protein 2 isoform X1, with amino-acid sequence MTFNAVSSSTIKTDCSLSSSRKDQPTKSIAALEEQDDDDDELDGDEGKDSKKTVKLELKHRYRPMNQESTAEESFIASTTRDLSRIQTLHKRIVEKKNQNVISRLKKDKEQQKKVLKQPVVASAASPESYATGISGQLMATLESGVSLGSGEYFMDVFIGTPPKHFSLILDTGSDLNWIQCVPCLDCFEQNGPYYDPKDSTSFRNISCQDPRCHLVSSPDPPQPCKAENQACPYFYWYGDSSNTTGDFALETFTVNLTSPAGKSEFKQVENVMFGCGHWNRGLFHGAAGLLGLGRGPLSFASQLQSLYGHSFSYCLVDRNSDTNVSSKLIFGEDKDLLSHPDLNFTSLVAGKENPVDTFYYVEIKSIMVGGEVLNIPEKTWIVSSDGAGGTIVDSGTTLSYFAEPAYQIIKDAFVKKVKGYPKMKDFPVLDPCYNVSGVEKMELPEFGILFADGAVWNFPVENYFIRFEPEEVVCLAILGTPQSALSIIGNYQQQNFHIMYDTNKSRLGYAPMNCADV; translated from the coding sequence ATGACGTTCAATGCAGTTTCTTCTTCAACAATAAAAACAGATTGTAGCCTCTCCAGTTCAAGGAAAGACCAACCAACAAAATCAATAGCTGCCCTAGAAGAGCAAGATGACGATGATGATGAACTTGATGGTGATGAAGGAAAAGATTCTAAGAAGACGGTGAAACTTGAGTTAAAGCACAGGTACAGGCCGATGAATCAAGAATCTACCGCAGAAGAATCTTTTATCGCTTCCACCACTCGGGATTTGAGCAGAATTCAGACTCTACACAAAAGGATTGTTGAGAAGAAGAATCAAAATGTCATTTCAAGACTAAAAAAAGACAAGGAGCAGCAAAAGAAAGTGTTGAAGCAACCTGTGGTTGCCTCAGCAGCATCTCCGGAATCTTATGCAACTGGGATTTCCGGGCAGCTCATGGCAACCTTGGAGTCAGGTGTCAGCCTTGGCTCTGGAGAATACTTTATGGATGTTTTTATTGGTACCCCTCCTAAACACTTTTCTTTGATTCTTGATACTGGCAGTGATCTTAATTGGATTCAATGCGTTCCCTGTCTTGATTGTTTTGAGCAAAATGGGCCTTATTATGATCCTAAGGACTCCACTTCTTTTAGGAATATAAGTTGCCAAGATCCTCGGTGCCATTTGGTCTCATCACCTGATCCTCCCCAGCCTTGCAAGGCTGAGAATCAGGCATGTCCTTATTTCTATTGGTACGGTGATAGTTCAAATACAACTGGTGATTTTGCACTAGAAACCTTTACGGTTAACCTTACATCGCCTGCTGGGAAGTCAGAATTTAAGCAAGTAGAGAATGTGATGTTCGGTTGTGGTCATTGGAATAGGGGCCTTTTTCATGGGGCTGCAGGCTTATTAGGACTTGGCAGAGGGCCTCTTTCCTTTGCCTCCCAGCTTCAGTCTCTATATGGTCATTCCTTTTCGTATTGCCTTGTTGATAGAAACAGTGACACTAATGTTAGCAGCAAATTGATCTTTGGCGAGGATAAGGACCTCTTAAGTCATCCTGACTTGAATTTCACTTCTTTGGTTGCTGGGAAGGAAAACCCAGTTGATACATTTTATTATGTTGAAATAAAATCGATCATGGTTGGAGGAGAGGTGCTAAACATACCTGAGAAGACTTGGATTGTGTCCTCTGATGGTGCTGGTGGTACGATTGTGGATTCTGGTACTACACTCAGCTATTTTGCAGAACCAGCTTACCAGATTATAAAGGATGCATTTGTGAAGAAGGTTAAAGGCTATCCAAAGATGAAAGATTTCCCAGTTCTGGATCCTTGTTATAATGTCTCTGGGGTTGAGAAGATGGAGCTGCCTGAATTTGGAATCCTATTTGCAGATGGAGCAGTATGGAATTTCCCAGTTGAAAACTACTTTATTCGTTTTGAACCTGAGGAAGTTGTTTGCTTGGCAATTCTGGGGACTCCTCAATCTGCTCTTTCCATTATAGGAAACTATCAGCAGCAGAATTTCCACATCATGTATGATACAAACAAGTCTAGGCTGGGATATGCACCAATGAACTGTGCTGATGTGTAA
- the LOC110651989 gene encoding aspartyl protease family protein 2 isoform X2, which yields MKQETKRKKPKNKLKNKEKKKKKKKNKTTWIFSLTKQEVVVAMFSKFCFLFLLLLLFSGAFEAIAGVNDHKNNVNRNISTLAGIELLDHMTFNAVSSSTIKTDCSLSSSRKDQPTKSIAALEEQDDDDDELDGDEGKDSKKTVKLELKHRYRPMNQESTAEESFIASTTRDLSRIQTLHKRIVEKKNQNVISRLKKDKEQQKKVLKQPVVASAASPESYATGISGQLMATLESGVSLGSGEYFMDVFIGTPPKHFSLILDTGSDLNWIQCVPCLDCFEQNGPYYDPKDSTSFRNISCQDPRCHLVSSPDPPQPCKAENQACPYFYWYGDSSNTTGDFALETFTVNLTSPAGKSEFKQVENVMFGCGHWNRGLFHGAAGLLGLGRGPLSFASQLQSLYGHSFSYCLVDRNSDTNVSSKLIFGEDKDLLSHPDLNFTSLVAGKENPVDTFYYVEIKSIMVGGEVLNIPEKTWIVSSDGAGGTIVDSGTTLSYFAEPAYQIIKDAFVKKVKGYPKMKDFPVLDPCYNVSGVEKMELPEFGILFADGAVWNFPVENYFIRFEPEEVVCLAILGTPQSALSIIGNYQQQNFHIMYDTNKSRLGYAPMNCADV from the exons ATGAAACAGGAAACCAAGAGGAAGAAACCCAAAAACAAGCTCAAGaacaaggagaagaagaagaagaagaagaagaacaagacCA CTTGGATTTTCTCTTTGACCAAACAAGAAGTAGTGGTTGCCATGTTCTCCaagttctgtttcctttttcttcttcttttgctattTTCTGGTGCTTTTGAAGCGATTGCAGGAGTAAATGACCACAAGAATAATGTAAATCGCAATATCTCAACTCTTGCGGGAATCGAATTGCTTGACCACATGACGTTCAATGCAGTTTCTTCTTCAACAATAAAAACAGATTGTAGCCTCTCCAGTTCAAGGAAAGACCAACCAACAAAATCAATAGCTGCCCTAGAAGAGCAAGATGACGATGATGATGAACTTGATGGTGATGAAGGAAAAGATTCTAAGAAGACGGTGAAACTTGAGTTAAAGCACAGGTACAGGCCGATGAATCAAGAATCTACCGCAGAAGAATCTTTTATCGCTTCCACCACTCGGGATTTGAGCAGAATTCAGACTCTACACAAAAGGATTGTTGAGAAGAAGAATCAAAATGTCATTTCAAGACTAAAAAAAGACAAGGAGCAGCAAAAGAAAGTGTTGAAGCAACCTGTGGTTGCCTCAGCAGCATCTCCGGAATCTTATGCAACTGGGATTTCCGGGCAGCTCATGGCAACCTTGGAGTCAGGTGTCAGCCTTGGCTCTGGAGAATACTTTATGGATGTTTTTATTGGTACCCCTCCTAAACACTTTTCTTTGATTCTTGATACTGGCAGTGATCTTAATTGGATTCAATGCGTTCCCTGTCTTGATTGTTTTGAGCAAAATGGGCCTTATTATGATCCTAAGGACTCCACTTCTTTTAGGAATATAAGTTGCCAAGATCCTCGGTGCCATTTGGTCTCATCACCTGATCCTCCCCAGCCTTGCAAGGCTGAGAATCAGGCATGTCCTTATTTCTATTGGTACGGTGATAGTTCAAATACAACTGGTGATTTTGCACTAGAAACCTTTACGGTTAACCTTACATCGCCTGCTGGGAAGTCAGAATTTAAGCAAGTAGAGAATGTGATGTTCGGTTGTGGTCATTGGAATAGGGGCCTTTTTCATGGGGCTGCAGGCTTATTAGGACTTGGCAGAGGGCCTCTTTCCTTTGCCTCCCAGCTTCAGTCTCTATATGGTCATTCCTTTTCGTATTGCCTTGTTGATAGAAACAGTGACACTAATGTTAGCAGCAAATTGATCTTTGGCGAGGATAAGGACCTCTTAAGTCATCCTGACTTGAATTTCACTTCTTTGGTTGCTGGGAAGGAAAACCCAGTTGATACATTTTATTATGTTGAAATAAAATCGATCATGGTTGGAGGAGAGGTGCTAAACATACCTGAGAAGACTTGGATTGTGTCCTCTGATGGTGCTGGTGGTACGATTGTGGATTCTGGTACTACACTCAGCTATTTTGCAGAACCAGCTTACCAGATTATAAAGGATGCATTTGTGAAGAAGGTTAAAGGCTATCCAAAGATGAAAGATTTCCCAGTTCTGGATCCTTGTTATAATGTCTCTGGGGTTGAGAAGATGGAGCTGCCTGAATTTGGAATCCTATTTGCAGATGGAGCAGTATGGAATTTCCCAGTTGAAAACTACTTTATTCGTTTTGAACCTGAGGAAGTTGTTTGCTTGGCAATTCTGGGGACTCCTCAATCTGCTCTTTCCATTATAGGAAACTATCAGCAGCAGAATTTCCACATCATGTATGATACAAACAAGTCTAGGCTGGGATATGCACCAATGAACTGTGCTGATGTGTAA